In a genomic window of Oncorhynchus keta strain PuntledgeMale-10-30-2019 chromosome 28, Oket_V2, whole genome shotgun sequence:
- the LOC118376470 gene encoding zinc finger protein PLAGL2-like: protein MAAGAAEAPRHVTALTPEDEERLAAAELYSDTTLPRTEREREREERASGSECLVCGTWFGSQDKLRLHSFCHTGEKPFHCSQPHCPKAFSSKYKLFRHMATHSPQKTHQCSFCEKMFHRKDHLKNHLQTHDPNKEAFKCEECGKHYNTKLGYKRHVAMHSATAGDLTCKVCLQSYESTPALMEHLKSHSGKSPGGAKEKKHPCDHCDRRFYTRKDVRRHMVVHTGRKDFLCQYCAQRFGRKDHLTRHMKKSHSQELLKIKTEPLDMQGMLGSGSSPCTVKEELSPMMCSMSSNKDPMLAKTFPSGTPFPMGMYNPHHLQAMSNPEVGHHHSLMPGSLSAAMAMGCHMEPPLHSPHHHHHHHHHHIQNSPPLPHLQQPQQHQQQQHAQPPPKYQLGSTSYLLDKPLKVEMESFLMDLQSGLPGHHSGDHHHAAASPPKEGLEHPSGLTDELCGDPLLSKSPAVIAESLCTANMDFSHLLGFLPLNLPPYNAPISTAGLVMGYTSSAASSSSSSSSSLRGTEPHAAATAAPLTSLQPQPQEQHGSSRGLGLGPLHPLPPVFSSSLSTTTLPRFHQAFQ, encoded by the exons ATGGCAGCTGGTGCCGCCGAGGCTCCACGCCATGTTACAGCACTGACGCCGGAGGACGAGGAACGACTAGCCGCTGCCGAGCTGTACAGCGACACTACCCTgccacggacagagagagagagagagagggaagagcgagCCAGCGGCAGCGAGTGTTTGGTGTGTGGGACTTGGTTTGGTTCGCAGGATAAACTTCGGCTTCACTCTTTCTGTCACACGGGAGAGAAACCCTTCCACTGCTCCCAGCCACACTGTCCTAAGGCCTTCAGCTCCAAATATAAACTGTTCAG GCATATGGCCACACACTCTCCGCAGAAAACTCACCAGTGCTCGTTCTGCGAGAAAATGTTTCACCGCAAAGATCACCTGAAGAACCACCTGCAGACCCATGACCCCAACAAAGAGGCCTTCAAGTGTGAGGAATGTGGCAAGCACTACAACACCAAGCTGGGCTACAAGCGTCATGTGGCCATGCATTCAGCCACGGCTGGGGACCTCACCTGTAAGGTGTGCCTGCAGAGCTACGAGAGTACCCCTGCCCTGATGGAGCATCTCAAGAGCCACTCGGGCAAGTCCCCCGGAGGTGCCAAGGAGAAGAAGCATCCGTGCGACCACTGTGACCGCCGCTTCTACACACGGAAGGACGTGCGTCGCCACATGGTGGTCCACACCGGCAGAAAGGACTTCCTGTGTCAGTACTGCGCCCAGCGCTTCGGCAGGAAGGACCACCTGACGCGGCATATGAAGAAGAGCCACTCTCAGGAGCTGCTGAAGATAAAGACTGAGCCTCTGGACATGCAAGGCATGCTGGGCTCTGGCTCCTCCCCCTGCACTGTCAAAGAGGAGCTCAGCCCCATGATGTGCAGTATGAGTTCCAACAAAGACCCCATGCTGGCAAAGACGTTCCCCAGCGGCACCCCCTTCCCCATGGGCATGTACAACCCCCACCACCTCCAGGCCATGTCCAACCCTGAGGTGGGCCACCACCACTCTCTGATGCCCGGCTCCCTGTCCGCTGCCATGGCGATGGGCTGCCACATGGAGCCCCCCCTCCATTCcccgcaccaccaccaccaccaccatcaccaccacatccAAAACTCCCCCCCGCTGCCCCACCTGCAGCAGCCCCAACAGCACCAGCAGCAACAGCACGCCCAGCCGCCGCCCAAATACCAGCTGGGATCTACCTCATACCTGCTGGACAAGCCCCTCAAAGTGGAGATGGAGAGCTTTCTCATGGATCTGCAGAGTGGGCTGCCGGGCCACCACTCAGGCGATCATCATCATGCTGCTGCCTCGCCCCCCAAGGAGGGACTAGAGCACCCCTCAGGCCTGACAGACGAGCTGTGTGGTGACCCCCTCCTGTCTAAGAGCCCTGCTGTCATCGCTGAGTCTCTGTGCACAGCTAACATGGACTTCTCTCACCTGCTGGGCTTCCTGCCTCTCAACCTGCCCCCCTACAATGCCCCCATCAGCACAGCAGGACTAGTCATGGGGTACACCTCATCTGCTgcctcctcgtcttcctcctcttcgtcaTCCTTGCGTGGCACTGAGCCCCACGCCGCTGCCACAGCCGCACCTCTTACCTCTTTGCAACCTCAACCTCAGGAGCAGCATGGCTCCAGCAGGGGCCTTGGTCTAGGGCCCCTGCACCCTCTCCCGCCAGTGTTTAGCTCCAGCCTCAGCACGACCACCCTGCCTCGCTTTCACCAGGCCTTCCAATGA